In a genomic window of Gavia stellata isolate bGavSte3 chromosome 30, bGavSte3.hap2, whole genome shotgun sequence:
- the ZC3H11A gene encoding zinc finger CCCH domain-containing protein 11A — protein sequence MSNQGDDCYFYFYSTCNKGDSCSFRHCEAALGNETVCTLWQEGRCFRNICRFRHMEIDKKRSEIPCYWENQPVGCQKSNCAFHHTKGRYVDGLFLPPSKTTLPSPPESAEDDVKMAQMSLQQNKLSVQSNPSPQLRGVMKVENSENVPSPTHPPVVINAADDDEDDDDQLSEEGDETKTPAQQPATEAHNGLRIISTRKSNANTKQDDNLNFGIKTLEEIKLKKLKEKTKKQEGPSGVSVHPLQSRTIPVPEKENVRTVVRTVTLSTKQGEEPVIQLNLAERLGKRKASIAGKTVLPLKRNLAERLGKKIEILENADKAPKRVQVPRSLKERLGLPAEQTSTETEKAAKPTGEIHVKTLEEIRLERANQRRGETQAKPQTEGRCKTEDPSLGARPSPAVRIKTFSGALAEKNHKRLEEEKQKTEEFPTKTKVESEPKKQSILAPSVPIKVQLAEPAGKAKPAGEVRIKTLEEIKQEKALRMQQSGENAPAPPAQPEPAPTGRRLLRITKLIAPGREEKKIVELSKPSPKAVSAPAEPSDQSATNSKVQVKSLEEIMREKRQLKQRQEEKLQKEAAAVPSPVEKAIKDKTPASGSPESTVVSGSAYQLGKRILVKSPDDGVESPGSDAAVSPGKQAAQLLERKAKTKSKVCLKPSDGKATSPTKQTLKRKAAESHPSAVAAVKPLSTTGGDTKEPSAKKAAVAVIPALPEDSLVSIPGREKPKTSPELHIGIQADSAAQSEVSSSTSTSSQVAVKTRRLSSTGAGKTPLSVEDDFEKLIWEISGGKLEAEIDLDPGKDEDDLLLELSEMIDS from the exons ATGTCTAACCAAGGAGATGACTGCTACTTCTATTTCTATTCCACATGTAACAAG GGAGACAGCTGTTCCTTCCGCCACTGTGAAGCTGCTCTGGGAAATGAAACAGTCTGCACACTCTGGCAGGAGGGTCGCTGTTTCAGGAATATCTGCAGATTCAGACACATGGAAATCGAT aaaaaacGCAGTGAAATTCCTTGCTACTGGGAGAATCAGCCAGTAGGCTGTCAAAAATCCAACTGTGCTTTTCATCACACAAAAGGACGTTATGTTGATGGACTCTTCTTACCACCAAGCAAAA CTACGCTTCCAAGTCCACCTGAGTCTGCAGAAGATGATGTGAAAATGGCTCAGATGTCACTGCAGCAAAACAAACTTTCTGTCCAGTCCAATCCCTCTCCACAGCTGAGGGGGGTGATGAAAGTGGAAAACTCTGAAAATGTCCCAAGTCCTACACATCCTCCAGTTGTAATCAACGCTGcagatgatgatgaagatgatgatg acCAGCTTTCTGAAGAAGGAGATGAAACTAAAACACCTGCCCAGCAACCAGCTACAGAAGCCCATAATGGATTGCGGATAATTTCCACTAGGAAATCCAATGCTAATACAAAACAAG atGACAATTTAAATTTCGGAATAAAAACACTTGAAGAAATCAAATTGAagaaactaaaggaaaaaacaaaaaaacaag AAGGTCCTTCGGGAGTTTCTGTTCATCCGCTCCAATCTCGGACTATTCCTGtgccagaaaaggaaaatgtacgGACAGTAGTGAGAACTGTGACTCTGTCTACAAAGCAAG GGGAGGAGCCTGTGATTCAACTGAATCTTGCCGAGAGACTGGGAAAGCGGAAAGCCTCCATAG CTGGTAAAACTGTCCTTCCACTAAAGCGCAACCTTGCTGAAAGGCTggggaagaagatagagattcTGGAGAATGCTGACAAAGCACCAAAGAGAG TTCAAGTCCCCAGGTCTCTGAAGGAGAGGCTAGGATTGCCGGCTGAACAGACCAGTACAGAGACAG AGAAGGCTGCTAAGCCAACAGGAGAGATCCATGTGAAAACACTGGAGGAAATTCGTCTTGAGAGAGCTAATCAGAGACGAGGAGAAACACAAGCAAAACCCCAGACTGAAGGACGTTGTAAAACAGAAGATCCCAGCTTGGGGGCAAGACCTTCCCCTGCAGTTCGCATCAAAACTTTCTCAGGAGCCctggctgaaaaaaaccacaagcgattggaagaagagaagcaaaaaacGGAAGAGTTTCCTACCAAGACAAAAGTTGAGAGTGAGCCCAAGAAGCAGAGCATACTTGCTCCATCTGTGCCCATCAAAGTGCAGCTGGCAGAGCCGGCAGGTAAAGCCAAGCCAGCAGGAGAAGTGCGTATTAAAACCTTGGAAGAAATCAAGCAGGAGAAAGCTCTGCGGATGCAGCAGAGCGGAGAAAATGCGCCAGCTCCACCAGCACAACCTGAACCTGCCCCGACAGGGAGGAGATTGTTACGGATCACAAAGCTAATAG cacctggaagagaagaaaagaagatagtgGAATTGAGCAAGCCTTCTCCCAAAGCTGTCTCTGCACCTGCAGAG CCCTCTGATCAGAGTGCAACTAATTCTAAAGTTCAAGTGAAGAGCCTTGAAGAGATAATGAGGGAGAAGCGGCAACTGAAACAACGCCAAGAAGAGAAGCTTCAGAAGGAAGCAGCTGCTGTGCCATCTCCGGTTGAAAAAGCAATCAAGGATAAAACTCCAGCATCAGGGAGTCCTGAATCCACCGTGGTTTCAGGGTCAGCTTATCAACTTGGGAAGAGGATATTGGTGAAATCTCCAGATGATGGGGTTGAAAGCCCAGGAAGTGATGCTGCTGTATCACCAGGGAAACAGGCAGCTCAACTTCTGGAACGGAAGGCTAAAA CCAAGTCTAAGGTGTGCCTGAAGCCTTCGGATGGGAAAGCCACCTCCCCCACAAAGCAGACACTGAAACGTAAGGCAGCTGAGAGTCATCCCTCTGCCGTGGCGGCTGTGAAACCACTGAGTACCACTGGTGGTGATACGAAGGAGCCTTCAGCtaaaaaagcagctgtg GCCGTTATTCCTGCTTTGCCAGAGGACAGCCTGGTCTCCATACCTGGGAGAGAGAAACCTAAAACCAG TCCTGAACTGCATATTGGAATCCAGGCAGACTCTGCGGCACAGTCGGAGGTCTCAAGCTCAACTTCCACTTCTTCACAAGTAGCAGTAAAAACACGCCGGTTGAGCTCCACAGGGGCTGGGAAAACACCCTTATCTGTAGAAGATGACTTTGAGAAGCTTATTTGGGAAATCTCAGGAGGCAAACTGGAAGCAGAAATTGACCTGGATCCAGGGAAGGATGAGGATGACCTCCTCCTGGAACTTTCTGAAATGATTGACAGCTGA
- the SNRPE gene encoding small nuclear ribonucleoprotein E, with protein MAYRGQGQKVQKVMVQPINLIFRYLQNRSRIQVWLYEQVNMRIEGCIIGFDEYMNLVLDDAEEIHSKTKSRKQLGRIMLKGDNITLLQSVSN; from the exons aTGGCGTACCGCGGGCAGGGCCAGAAGGTGCAGAAGGTGATGGTGCAGCCCATC AACCTCATCTTCCGCTACCTGCAGAAC AGGTCCAGGATCCAGGTGTGGCTCTATGAGCAAGTGAACATGCGGATAGAAGGCTGCATCATT GGCTTTGATGAATATATGAACTTGGTGCTGGACGACGCAGAGGAGATTCACTCCAAAACAAAATCCAGGAAGCAGCTGG GTCGGATCATGTTAAAAGGGGACAATATCACTCTTCTACAAAGCGTTTCTAACTAG